In Desulfosediminicola ganghwensis, a single window of DNA contains:
- a CDS encoding flavodoxin family protein, whose product MVIVLGSPRRNGNSEILAKAVAEGFESTGGSVEYIRLNDLAIRPCQGCGGCDKTGVCVIKDEMVDVYEQVDRADRLLIVSPIYFYSLSAQTKIFIDRMQARWSRRYNLKQRFRENEGRRGYLLATAATRGQKLFESSELMVRYSLDAMDMECGESLLVRGVDDRGAVKGEEDELTRARNFGENICSGTI is encoded by the coding sequence ATGGTCATAGTATTAGGGAGCCCCCGAAGAAATGGAAACAGTGAGATTCTGGCCAAGGCTGTGGCAGAAGGGTTTGAGAGTACTGGAGGCTCGGTGGAGTATATTCGCTTGAATGATCTGGCCATTCGTCCCTGCCAGGGATGCGGGGGGTGCGACAAGACCGGTGTCTGCGTGATCAAGGATGAAATGGTGGATGTCTATGAACAGGTGGATCGGGCTGACAGGCTGTTGATCGTAAGTCCGATTTATTTCTATTCGCTCTCTGCCCAGACCAAAATATTTATCGATCGTATGCAGGCGCGCTGGTCACGCCGCTACAACCTCAAGCAGCGGTTCAGGGAGAATGAAGGGCGACGCGGATATTTGCTGGCTACGGCTGCGACCAGGGGCCAGAAGCTTTTTGAAAGCAGCGAACTGATGGTACGGTATTCGCTCGACGCCATGGACATGGAGTGCGGTGAATCCCTGCTGGTTCGCGGTGTAGACGACCGCGGCGCGGTCAAAGGTGAGGAGGACGAACTTACCCGTGCCAGAAATTTTGGTGAAAATATCTGCTCCGGCACTATCTGA
- the thiD gene encoding bifunctional hydroxymethylpyrimidine kinase/phosphomethylpyrimidine kinase — translation MEKYTRLLTIAGSDSGGGAGIQADLKTFSACGCYGMSAITALTAQNTLGVTDIYPVATPFLEAQLRAVLDDIGVDAIKIGMLHSTEVIECVAAILKEYKCMKVVLDPVMVATSGHKLIEDDAIAALKEVLFPAVQLITPNIPEAQLISGKSINGAESLESVARELAERHDLAVLLKAGHLTDEYLEDVLVDGDVESRYRQKRLETKNTHGTGCTLSSAIASFWGRGFELAEAVNRAEGYLHGAITKGAEYSLGQGHGPVHHFHQVWK, via the coding sequence ATGGAAAAATATACGAGATTACTGACGATTGCCGGTTCAGACAGTGGTGGTGGCGCTGGAATTCAGGCGGACCTGAAAACTTTCTCTGCCTGTGGTTGCTATGGTATGAGCGCAATCACTGCCCTGACCGCACAAAATACACTGGGCGTGACTGATATATATCCGGTCGCCACACCGTTTCTGGAGGCGCAATTGCGGGCGGTGCTGGATGATATAGGCGTTGACGCCATAAAAATAGGCATGCTCCATTCTACGGAGGTTATCGAGTGCGTGGCAGCCATTCTCAAAGAATATAAGTGTATGAAAGTGGTGCTGGACCCGGTCATGGTGGCCACCAGCGGCCATAAACTCATAGAGGATGATGCAATTGCCGCTCTCAAGGAAGTACTCTTTCCTGCAGTACAGTTGATTACCCCGAACATACCTGAAGCCCAGCTTATCTCCGGCAAGAGTATCAATGGTGCTGAATCTCTGGAAAGTGTCGCCCGTGAACTCGCTGAAAGGCACGACCTTGCTGTCCTGCTTAAAGCCGGTCATCTGACTGACGAGTATCTGGAAGATGTGCTGGTGGACGGTGACGTGGAAAGCAGGTATCGGCAGAAGAGGCTTGAAACCAAAAACACCCATGGCACCGGTTGTACTCTCTCATCTGCCATTGCCTCTTTCTGGGGCAGGGGCTTTGAGCTTGCCGAAGCGGTCAACAGGGCGGAGGGCTATTTGCACGGTGCAATAACCAAAGGCGCAGAGTACTCTCTAGGGCAAGGTCATGGTCCTGTCCACCATTTCCACCAGGTTTGGAAGTAA